One genomic window of Glycine max cultivar Williams 82 chromosome 16, Glycine_max_v4.0, whole genome shotgun sequence includes the following:
- the LOC100777867 gene encoding isocitrate dehydrogenase [NAD] regulatory subunit 1, mitochondrial produces the protein MARRSLPLLKHLLSRRIPARSVTYMHRPGDGSPRPVTLIPGDGIGPMVTGAVEQVMEAMHAPVYFEKFEVHGNMKAVPPEVLDSIRKNKVCLKGGLVTPMGGGVSSLNVQLRKELDLYASLVNCFNLPGLPTRHDNVDIVVIRENTEGEYSGLEHEVVPGVVESLKVITKFCSERIAKYAFEYAYLNNRKKVTAVHKANIMKLADGLFLESCREVATKYPGIKYNEIIVDNCCMQLVSKPEQFDVMVTPNLYGNLVANTAAGIAGGTGVMPGGNVGAEHAVFEQGASAGNVGSDKIREQKKANPVALLLSSAMMLRHLQFPAFADRLETAVEKVILEGKCRTKDLGGTSTTQEVVDAVIDALD, from the exons ATGGCTCGAAGATCCCTCCCGCTCCTGAAGCACCTCCTCTCGCGGCGGATCCCGGCCCGATCCGTGACGTACATGCACCGGCCGGGCGATGGGTCGCCGCGGCCGGTGACACTGATCCCGGGCGACGGGATCGGGCCGATGGTGACTGGCGCGGTGGAGCAGGTCATGGAGGCCATGCACGCGCCCGTCTACTTCGAGAAGTTCGAGGTCCACGGCAACATGAAGGCCGTGCCGCCGGAGGTCCTCGATTCGATTCGGAAGAACAAGGTCTGTCTCAAGGGAGGACTCGTTACCCCCATGGGCGGTGGCGTCAGCTCCCTCAATGTTCAGCTCCGGAAAGAGCTTGATCTCTATGCTTCTCTTGTTAATTGTTTCAATCTCCCTGGCCTTCCCACGCGCCATGATAATGTGGATATCGTTGTCATCAGGGAGAACACCGAAGGCGAATACTCTGGCCTCGAACACGAGGTCGTTCCCGGCGTTGTTGAAAGCCTTAAG GTAATAACGAAGTTCTGTTCAGAGCGAATTGCTAAATATGCATTCGAGTATGCTTACCTGAATAACAGAAAGAAGGTGACTGCCGTGCACAAAGCAAATATTATGAAGCTTGCAGATGGTTTATTCTTGGAATCTTGTCGAGAGGTTGCTACAAAGTACCCTGGAATAAAGTATAACGAAATTATTGTGGATAACTGCTGTATGCAGCTTGTTTCAAAGCCTGAACAGTTTGATGTCATG GTTACCCCAAATCTTTATGGAAATCTAGTTGCAAATACTGCAGCAGGCATTGCTGGAGGCACTGGAGTCATGCCAGGAG GTAACGTTGGGGCTGAGCACGCTGTGTTTGAGCAAGGTGCGTCAGCAGGAAATGTTGGTAGTGATAAAATAAGGGAACAAAAGAAAGCCAATCCAGTGGCCCTTCTTCTCTCGTCAGCTATGATGCTTAGGCATCTCCAGTTTCCTGCATTTGCTGACCGTTTGGAAACTGCTGTGGAAAAAGTCATTTTGGAGGGCAAATGCCGAACAAAGGATCTTGGAGGGACAAGCACCACCCAAGAGGTTGTGGATGCAGTGATAGATGCTTTAGATTGA
- the LOC100778397 gene encoding protein STRICTOSIDINE SYNTHASE-LIKE 5, producing the protein MSSSESTNARTRTASWFSTPFFVIVLPVAVAALLYRLEPFKPVLLPVQLGRSTVAVPARNGHMQDGSERVGEGHLEGPEDLAYDAAARVVYTGCEDGWIKRVTVNDSVVDSAVEDWVNTGGRPLGLVLKPNGELIVADAEKGLLRVSSEKEIELLVDEFEGLKFKLTDGVDIADDGTIYFTDASHKYPVKDAVFDVLEGKPNGRFFSYNPATKKTTLLAQDLYFANGVAVSADQQFVVFCESVLMRCNKYFVLGPKTGTIEKFCDLPGMPDNIHYDGQGHYLIAMFTALSPELELAYRYPFIRKAFAMFTKYVGSLSISKNGGVLVVDLEGKPTAHYYDPKLALTSAIKIGNHIYAGSIFYPFVTRFDVEKYPALPTV; encoded by the exons ATGTCTAGTTCTGAGAGCACAAACGCGAGAACTAGAACAGCGTCATGGTTTTCTACCCCATTCTTTGTTATCGTTCTCCCGGTGGCCGTGGCTGCGCTTCTCTACCGGCTCGAACCATTCAAGCCGGTTCTTTTGCCGGTCCAGCTGGGCCGGTCCACCGTGGCGGTTCCGGCTCGTAACGGCCACATGCAAGATGGATCGGAACGTGTGGGTGAGGGACACTTGGAGGGCCCGGAAGACTTGGCCTACGACGCTGCGGCACGTGTCGTTTATACCGGGTGTGAGGATGGGTGGATCAAGCGAGTCACGGTGAATGACTCGGTGGTTGACTCGGCGGTTGAAGATTGGGTCAACACAGGAGGAAGGCCACTTGGACTAGTTTTGAAGCCGAATGGAGAACTCATAGTTGCTGATGCGGAAAAG GGACTGCTGAGAGTGTCAAGTGAGAAGGAGATTGAGTTGCTGGTAGATGAGTTTGAGGGGTTAAAATTCAAACTCACAGATGGTGTTGATATAGCAGATGATGGTACAATTTATTTCACAGATGCATCACACAAATACCCCGTGAAGGATGCTGTGTTTGACGTCTTAGAAGGGAAGCCAAATGGAAGATTCTTCAGCTATAATCCAGCAACAAAGAAGACAACCCTGCTTGCCCAAGACCTCTACTTTGCCAATGGGGTTGCAGTTTCAGCAGATCAACAATTTGTGGTCTTCTGTGAATCTGTCTT GATGAGATGCAATAAATATTTCGTCCTGGGCCCTAAAACAGGAACCATAGAGAAGTTCTGTGACCTGCCTGGCATGCCTGATAACATTCATTATGATGGACAAGGGCACTATTTGATTGCAATGTTCACG GCCCTTTCTCCCGAATTGGAATTGGCATATAGATACCCTTTCATTAGGAAGGCTTTTGCAATGTTTACAAAGTATGTAGGGAGTCTATCTATCTCGAAGAATGGAGGAGTTCTAGTCGTGGATTTAGAAGGAAAACCAACTGCACATTATTATGATCCCAAATTAGCATTGACTAGTGCGATTAAAATTGGGAATCATATATATGCTGGTTCCATTTTCTACCCCTTTGTAACACGTTTTGATGTTGAGAAATATCCTGCTCTCCCCACAGTTTGA